One genomic window of Candidatus Kuenenia stuttgartiensis includes the following:
- a CDS encoding nucleotidyltransferase family protein, whose protein sequence is MRKKEELKLLANKCIAILINKYQFKKVFLIGSLVDGIVHERYDIDLVAEGLPSEFYIKALSELNNLLPPGVEINLIPFEDAFESLKGKTIKEGELVYG, encoded by the coding sequence ATGCGTAAAAAAGAAGAATTAAAATTATTGGCAAATAAATGTATTGCAATACTCATTAACAAATATCAGTTTAAAAAAGTCTTCCTTATAGGATCGCTTGTAGATGGTATTGTCCATGAAAGGTATGATATTGATTTGGTTGCCGAAGGGTTGCCTTCTGAGTTTTATATAAAAGCGCTGTCGGAATTGAACAACCTCCTGCCCCCCGGTGTCGAAATTAATCTTATTCCATTTGAAGATGCCTTTGAAAGTTTAAAGGGAAAAACAATAAAGGAAGGGGAACTTGTTTACGGATAG
- a CDS encoding IS4 family transposase, with protein MHRVGGRIFSDDVIKRLSETIQKEPCLSRRKLSRLVCEWMDWRNQAGRLQEMSCRKALLELDRRKEINLPKVNRHYAFQKVNKPAEAPPIAEVSCELAELGDVEIIRVTTRIHSKLWRSMLEAHHYLGSGPLCGAQLRYLVRSEHYGWIGGLSYSACARRVESRDEWIGWTEEARKRNHTFVINNSRYLIAPTVRVKCLASHVLAKCQTRLVDDWERVYKYRPVLLETYVERGRFSGSCYRAANWKYVGGTEGRGRKGTGATVKDVYVMPLQKKWQAVLCCCADGKVHVRQRVAQKEPRDWIEAELGGTKLGDARLTSRLLEMTGMFYDKPLANIPQACGSVSATKAAYRFLDNEYVDWRAILQAHYEATEERVKENSLVLVAQDTTTLNYSTHPNTQGLGPIGTKSEKVRGLMVHDTMAFTESGTPLGLLNVQCWARDGIGSKHERHKKPIEEKESWKWVESYHAVSQVQKRCRNKSLLVVVADREADIHEVFAEQYNTPDGAQLLIRAERSRNRKVVDDKESCEFLWTKLEQQPVIGTREILIPPSEKRSARQAILMVRTMPVTLRPPMLKKNMPAVRVWAVLAQEVNAPIGIDGLEWMLLTTVAVKHEKDAYERLEWYARRWGIECYHRIIKSGCRVEARQLESARRLCNALAIDMIIAWRIHYLTTLGQETPDVPCTVYFSDSEWKALTTFANKVKEPPDLPPSLNDAVRLLGKLGGHLGRRGDGHPGSEVLWRGMSRLADIEVAYELYTT; from the coding sequence ATGCATAGAGTAGGAGGTCGAATATTTTCAGATGATGTAATAAAGCGTTTATCAGAAACTATCCAAAAGGAACCGTGCCTATCGCGTCGTAAACTGTCGCGTCTGGTATGTGAATGGATGGACTGGAGGAATCAAGCGGGCCGTTTGCAAGAGATGAGTTGTCGCAAGGCGTTGTTGGAATTGGATCGTCGTAAAGAGATCAATCTTCCAAAGGTTAACAGGCATTATGCATTTCAAAAAGTCAATAAACCTGCGGAGGCGCCTCCGATTGCGGAAGTGTCATGCGAGCTAGCGGAGTTGGGGGACGTAGAGATTATACGGGTTACAACGAGAATCCATTCGAAACTTTGGCGTAGCATGTTAGAAGCGCATCATTATCTTGGAAGTGGGCCCCTATGCGGGGCGCAACTTAGGTATCTTGTACGCAGTGAACATTACGGATGGATAGGAGGGCTAAGTTATAGTGCCTGTGCCAGACGGGTGGAAAGTCGCGACGAGTGGATAGGATGGACGGAGGAAGCACGTAAGCGGAATCATACGTTTGTTATCAATAACAGTCGGTATTTAATAGCGCCTACGGTAAGAGTAAAATGTTTGGCATCGCATGTATTGGCAAAATGCCAAACACGTTTGGTAGATGATTGGGAAAGAGTGTATAAATATCGTCCTGTACTTTTAGAAACCTATGTGGAACGAGGACGGTTTTCCGGAAGCTGTTATCGGGCAGCTAACTGGAAGTATGTTGGAGGCACGGAAGGTCGAGGACGAAAAGGAACAGGTGCAACGGTCAAAGACGTTTATGTTATGCCGTTGCAAAAGAAATGGCAGGCGGTGTTGTGTTGTTGTGCCGATGGCAAAGTACATGTTCGCCAAAGAGTGGCACAAAAAGAGCCTCGGGATTGGATAGAGGCGGAACTTGGAGGAACAAAATTGGGCGATGCACGATTGACATCAAGACTTTTAGAAATGACAGGTATGTTTTATGACAAACCTTTGGCAAACATTCCGCAGGCGTGCGGTTCAGTCAGTGCGACTAAGGCTGCATACCGATTCCTTGACAATGAGTATGTAGATTGGAGGGCGATATTGCAAGCTCATTATGAGGCCACGGAAGAGCGTGTGAAGGAGAATAGTTTGGTTTTGGTAGCGCAAGATACTACGACTCTGAATTATAGCACACATCCGAATACGCAGGGGTTAGGACCAATAGGTACTAAGAGTGAAAAAGTTCGTGGACTGATGGTGCATGATACGATGGCGTTTACTGAAAGTGGTACACCCTTGGGACTTCTGAATGTGCAATGCTGGGCGCGGGACGGAATAGGCAGCAAACATGAACGACACAAGAAGCCTATCGAAGAGAAGGAAAGCTGGAAATGGGTGGAGAGTTACCATGCAGTATCGCAAGTACAGAAACGCTGTCGAAACAAATCTTTGCTGGTGGTTGTGGCAGATCGTGAGGCCGATATTCACGAGGTATTCGCTGAGCAGTATAATACGCCTGATGGCGCTCAGTTGCTGATCCGTGCAGAACGTTCGCGCAATAGAAAGGTTGTTGATGATAAAGAATCATGCGAGTTTTTGTGGACTAAACTGGAACAGCAACCGGTTATAGGTACCCGCGAAATATTGATACCTCCGAGTGAGAAACGCTCCGCACGTCAGGCAATACTTATGGTACGAACGATGCCTGTTACGCTACGCCCACCTATGCTAAAAAAGAATATGCCTGCGGTCAGGGTGTGGGCGGTGCTGGCGCAGGAAGTCAATGCGCCTATAGGAATTGATGGGTTAGAATGGATGCTGTTAACCACAGTTGCGGTTAAGCATGAAAAAGATGCTTACGAACGTTTGGAATGGTATGCTCGCCGATGGGGTATTGAGTGTTATCATCGTATTATCAAGAGCGGTTGTCGTGTCGAGGCCCGGCAGTTGGAGAGTGCTCGTCGTCTATGCAACGCTTTGGCCATTGATATGATTATAGCTTGGCGTATCCATTACCTGACTACTTTAGGACAAGAAACACCTGATGTCCCTTGTACTGTCTACTTCAGCGATTCTGAATGGAAAGCATTGACAACTTTTGCGAACAAGGTCAAGGAGCCTCCTGATTTACCTCCAAGCCTCAATGATGCCGTGCGGCTTTTAGGTAAACTTGGCGGTCATCTGGGCCGCCGTGGTGATGGCCATCCCGGAAGTGAAGTACTTTGGCGAGGCATGTCACGTTTGGCTGATATTGAAGTTGCTTACGAACTTTACACCACTTAG